TGGGAAAGCGTGCGCAAGGTCATCCCGCTGGCCCTGCACAAGGCCGGCGTCGGCGCCGACCGCATCGCCGCCATCGGCATCACCAACCAGCGCGAAACCGTCGTCGCCTGGGACCGCCACACCGGCAAGGCCTATCACAACGCCATCGTCTGGCAGTGCCGGCGCACCGCCGAAATGTGCAACGTCATGAAAGAGCGCGGCCTGGAGGAAACTTTTCAGGAAAAGACCGGCCTGCTGCTCGATCCGTATTTTTCCGGCACCAAGCTGGCCTGGCTGCTCGAAAACGTGACCGCGTTCGCCAAGGCCGCCGAAAAGGGCGACGCTATCGTCGGCACGATGGACACCTACATCACCTGGAAGCTGACCGGCGGCCGGACGCACGTCACCGACGTCTCCAACGCCTCGCGCACCCTCCTGATGAACCTGCACGACCTGGAGTGGGACGAGGAACTGCTCGACATCCTCAACATTCCGGCCGGCGTGCTGCCGGCGATCAAAAGCAGCAGTGAGGTTTACGGCGAAACGCAAGGCATGGCCGAATTGCCCGACGGCATTCCGGTGGCCGGCATGGCGGGCGACCAGCAGGCGGCGCTGTTCGGCCAGGCCTGCTTCGAGCCCGGCATGGCGAAATGCACCTACGGCACCGGCTCGTTCATGCTCTGGAACACCGGCGCCAAGCCCGTCCCGAGCCGCAACCGCCTGCTGACCACCGTCGCCTGGAAACTGGGCGACACGGTGAACTACGCGCTCGAGGGCTCGTGCTTTATCAGCGGCGCGGCGGTGCAATGGCTGCGCGACGGTCTGCAGATCATCCAGAAAAGCAGCGAGATCGAAGCGCTGGCGGCCCAGGTGCCCGACACGGGCGGCGTGGTGTTCGTGCCGGCGCTGGTGGGTTTGGGGGCGCCACACTGGAACGCCGCGGCGAAGGGGGTGTTGTGGGGCCTGACGCGGGGGACGAACCGCGCGCACATCGCCCGCGCCACCTTGCAAGCCATCGCGCTGCAGAACTTCGACGTGCTCAAGGCGATGGAAGCCGATGCCGGCAGCAAGTTGGCGTTGATGCGCGTCGACGGCGGCGCCTCGGCGAACAACCTGATGATGCAATTCCAGGCCGACATTCTCGGCTGCGACATCAGCCGGCCGGCGATGGTGGAAACCACGGCGCTGGGCGCGGCGTTGCTGGCGGGGCTGGCGGTCGGTTTGTGGCCGAGCAAGGACGAGGTCACCGCGAAGTGGCGGGAAGAGCGGCGCTTCAAGCCGCAGATGTCGGCGGATCACGTCCACGAACACATCCGCCTGTGGAACGAGGCGCTCGGCCGCGTGTAAGCGGCAGCGAAGCACGAATAAAAAAGGCGATCCGATCGGGTCGCCTTTTTGTTTTCGTTTGGCCGTAACGGTCGCGTTACTCTTTCTTTTCTTCGATTTTCTTTTCGGGTTCGTTTTTCTTGTCGCCGGCGGTCAGATCGGCGGATGAGGCATCCTTGAATTCCTTGATGCCCTTGCCCAGGCCGCGGCCGACTTCCGGCAACTTGCCCACGCCGAAAATGATCAGAATGATCACCAGGATGATGATCAGTTCGGTCGCCCCAATGCCCATGACTCTTCTCCCTTATTTAAAGTATGGGGTGATCAGTCCCCACCCCAGGATTTCGTCCACCGTGGCGAACCCGAGCAGGCCGACGTACACGATGAGCAAACCCAGCAGCAGATTGGGCCAGATTTTTTGCAGGCGCTCGAGCATACCGCCCTCCTTTGCACAACGCCGGTATCCTCATAGCACATTCCGCGGTGACCCGCAATCAAGCGGCCGGTCAGAGGAAGTCGTCCTGATTCTTGTTAATATTCTGCCGGCTTGCCGGATGAATCGGTAAAAGGATTATTAAGTTGGTTACCCAACAGCATTGGAAAAGGGTGATGGCTTGTCCGTGTCGAACCTAATCCAGATAGCGCTTTGTTGCGAGGTCCAGAGCTTGGCGACGAGCGTTCTCGTATTGGATGAAGATACTCTCGGTCGCCTTGATGAGTTGATCATGCGCTTGGCGCACCTTTTCCGGCGTGTCCAAAAGCCGTTCCCCTTTTTCTGATTTTGTAACTCTCAGAATGAGATCGGATCTTTTCATGGGCACTCCCGTAGGTTGTTCACGTAAATATCATAGGGCCTTGAATCATGCAACCGCTTGTCCATAACGAAGCGATGTGGTTTCAGTGAGCTTGTGTCGCGGTCGTTAACGATGAACCGACGCGGAAAGTGGATTGCGATGAAGCCGAACGGATCTTGCTGGGAGGCGGTGGCATCCCAAATGATTTCACCGAGGACCTGGCCTTTTTTTGCGCCCAGCGTACGATCGTCATACAATACCTTGGTGGTCATTTCGCAAACCCAAATGAACTTCGGCATGGGAATTTGCTGGTAAACGCGACTTACCTCGTTTCCAATCGGGTGATCCTTGCGATATTTCTTATAAGAACGCGACGAAGTGAGAAAAATTCGAAACACCAAGTCCGGTGGTTCAAAACCAAAATTTTCCGTATTGAATCCATTGTTGGGGCAGAGAATATGAAATACATAGCTCTCGATGTGTTCAGCGGCCAGATAAATCTTTTCGTAAACCGGGACCACAAAGGTATCGATGTCCGCTATTTTGAACTCGGACTCATGAGGAACCAACCCGGTTGGCCCGCTTTTCCATAGCACCTGATAGGGAAGATGGTTGTCGTCATTGACAATAAATCCATCGACCAAATCATAGGTATTTATCGGATTACCGCCGGCAATGGCCGCGGCGGACCTTGGACAAGAGTGACCAAGAATCGTAATGGCATGGCTTTTCCCTCTTAGCCCGGCCACAACCGGCAAGCCAGACTCAACATAATAATATAGGAGCCGGTTAAATAAGGCCGGATCATTCCGATAGGTTTCACGAAAATAGATCAATGGGAAAAAACCGAACCGAGTGAAAATCTCCGACACCTGAAAAACAGTCAGACCGGTTGAAGGGACGCGCCTACCAAGCGAAAGATCATGAGTGAGTTGAGTCAGTTCATAAGGGTGAATTTCCGCGTAGGCCACGTACCTCTCGGAAAAGTAACGAAAAATCATCCAACATGCCGCGTGGGCACAAACGGTCACGTCTGTATCCTGGCTGATATAAGGAAAAGCATCAATCGCCAACGGCGAGCCGAGCAAATGATTTTTATAGCGAGTTTGCGCTAGAAAACCATGAACAAAACCAAGAAGAGCCGGGTTGATAAGCGTACGGCCGATGGTATTGGTTCTGGTCGGGCGAATGACCATCGAGCCGATATATTTTTCTTGGTACCGAGTCAGGTCCCAAAGCCCACGCGGGGCAATTCTCGTATTGAAAAAATTCAATCGGATCGCGCGAGGTGAATAGAGGGCGAATTTCTTTGAATAAAAGTGTGAAAACGTGTCTCGGTAATCCTTGTCATGGTAGTCTTTCTCAATCAACACGCACTGGGCGACATCATGAAGGTAATGATAAATTTGACTCCAATCCCAGGGGGTCAAGAAATCCTGACAAAGATCAGACATTGATTGCCAATCTTCGGCTGATCGAAAATGAACCAACGGATGCGTACTATTTTTGTAATATACCGTCATGCCTCTCCTCGCCTCACAGATTCCTCGTTCAAACAATCCAACCGAAGTAATTTATTTAGCCACCTTAGAAAATTATGAGTTACCGTCGTTTGCTTGACTCCTATACGTACCGGTACTTGATGTCAAGAGTAAATTGCAAATGCCATCGTTTCAGTAAAATGAAAAGTTTTTCACCAGTTTGGTGACTACCTTGAGCGTTCAAGCGGCCGCTTCCAGCGAAACCCGGCCGGAAACCTTTGAACTTGCATTCAGACCGCCAAACCGTTATACACTGCTAGATTCTCCGAGGATTTTGGGATGCTGAACCGCCCGCCTTTGATCGGCGGCCGCGGCCCGAAGAAAGGGTGGTATCCATGAAACGCCTGCCGAGCCTGTTCGCCCTGACCCTGATAATGACATTGCTGGCCGCCCCGGCTTTCGCCGCCAACGGCCTGGATGCCACTTCCTCCGGCGTCCGCGCCGCGGGCATGGGCGGCACGGATCTGGCCATCGCCCTCGACGCGACCGCGATCGACACCAACCCGGCGGGCCTGATGCAGTTGACCGGCCACCGCGTCGATTTCGGTACCAGCCTGCTGATGCCGCAACTGCACTTCAAAAACGACCTCAACGACGCCGACGGCGAACCGCTTTACGTGCTCTCGCCCGTGGCGGCGTGGGGTTACAAGCTCAAGAACCTGCCGCTGGCGACCGGCTTCGGCGTCTTCACCCAGGGCGGCGCCGGTACTTCCAGTTTCGAGTTGAAACACGCGTTGCTCGGCAACGACACGCGTTACTACTCCAACATCCAGACCATCAAAATCGCGGGCGCGCTGGCCTGGGCGCCGCATCCCACCATCGCCTTGGGCGTCGCGCCGCATCTGTCGCTCTCGCGGATGGACCTCGATCTGCCCTACACCCGCGCCACCAAATGGCTGCGCGGCCACGCCGATCCGACCAACATGGAAACCTGGAATTCGGTTTTCCGGAAGCCGGTTTCGGAAGGCGGTTTCGGGTTTGACGAAGCGACCTTCCGCCTGCGGCTCAACAACGCGACGGCATACGGCGTCGGCTTGAAGGCGGGCGCGTTGTGGATGCCGATCGACGCGGTGCACGTCGGCGTCGCCTACACCCTGATGGTGCCGATGGATTACATCGGCCACGCCCGGATGGATCTCAAACCGCAACTCTCGGCCGGCCGCGAACGGCTGTACAAGGAACTGCTCCGCCAGGGATTGTCGGCGGAGGAAGCGGCGCGGCAGGCGGATTTGCAGATGCAGTTCTGGGGCATCGAGGACAACGATCTGGAATCCCGGTACGATTCGCACGTCGAGTTCACCTGGCCGCAACGGGCCGGCCTCGGATTGTCGTTCCGGCCGGGCGAAAGCTGGCTGCTGGGCGTCGACGGTTCGTTCATCAACTGGGCCAAGACGATGCAAAACGTCAAATGGGTGATCGAGAAGCCCAACAACCGCAACTCCAAGCACGTTCTCGGCCAGAAAAGAAAGAACACCATCCTGCACGAAAAATGGGACGATCAGTTCGTCGTCGCGGCGGGCGTGCAGTACGAATTCGTCGAAAATTTCTGGGGCCGGCTGGGCTACAACTACGGCAACAACCCGACCCCGGACGACAGCGTCACGCCGATTCTGCCGGGCATCCAGGAACACCACGCGACCGCCGGCCTCGGCTATCGCCACGGGATGTGGGAACTCAACGGTTTCTACGAATACGGCGTGCCCAACACGCAAAAAGCGGCCGACGAACATTGGTGGGCCGACGAATACAACGGCAGCGAGACCACCCAGGGCTCGCACAACGCCGGCGTGATGATGTCGCTGATGTTCTGATCGCCGTTCGCGCCAACCCGCGGGGCCGGCCTTTCGCCGGCCTCGTTTCATTTTCCGGTCGCGCTCCGGCGCGCGCCGCGCTACCGACGGGAGGTTTTCTCGTGTCGCACCACACCATGAACCCGGATGAACAACAACAGCAGGACCAACGCATTGCGCAGACGTTGTCGCGCATCCGCCACAAGATCCTCGTCATGAGCGGCAAGGGCGGCGTCGGCAAATCGACCGTCGCCGTCAATCTGGCCGCCGCCCTGGCGAAGGCCGGCCGGAAGGTCGGCGTGCTCGATGTCGACCTGCACGGACCGACCGTGCCGGTGCTGCTGGGCATCGTCGGCCAGCGGGCCGGCGCCTCGGAAGACGCCCTGCTGCCGCTGCCGGTATCGCCCAATCTGTCGGCGCTGTCCATCGGCAACCTGCTGGACGAAAACGACCGGGCGGTCATCTGGCGCGGCCCGATGAAAATCAGCGCCATCCGGCAGTTACTTGCCGACGTCGATTGGGGCGAACTGGATTACCTGATCATCGACTCCCCGCCGGGAACCGGCGACGAACCGCTGACCGTCGCGCAGACGATTCCCGACCTGCGGGCGCTGATCGTCACCACGCCGCAGGAAGTCAGTCTGGCGGACGTGCGCAAATCCATCGATTTCTGCAAAGCGGTGATGCTGCCGATCCTGGGCCTGGTGGAAAACCTGAGCGGCTACGTCTGTTCGCAGTGCGGCCATCTCGAGCCGCTTTTCGGCGAGGGCGGCGGCCGGCGGACGGCGGAAAAGTTCGAACTGCGGCTGCTCGGCCAGGTGCCGATCGACCCGGCCGTGGTGCGCGGCGGCGACGCCGGCCGGCCGTACGTGCTGGAAGAAGTCGAGGGACCGGCGAGCCGGGCTTTCGCGGAGATCGTCAAGGCCGTCGAGGAAAAGCTCGGCTGATCAATATTTGCCTTTGACCAGCGGCTTCAGGCGCCGGAAATAATCCTGCGGCTCGATTTGTTTGCGCCCCGCCTGGGCGGCCAGTTCCGCGGCGCGGTAGTACCGCCCCTTGCTCCACCACGACCGCAGATAAGCGCCGGCCGCCGGCTGGGCATACCAATCCTCGCCGTAACGCCGGGCCAGATCCGCCGCGAGCGTCGCTTCGAGCAGCCAGGCGCGCACATAGTCGGCCCCGGCCAGAAAATCGTCCGCGTCGGCATAGCAGCGCAGGCCGTCGTTTTCGTCGAGCGCGATCGCCGCCGCCTGGCCGTGCCAGCCGCGATACGCCTTCAGCGGCTCTTCCAGGCCCCGGTGCAGCACCATCTCGTACAACACCTTGGCGCAGTAACGCCGCAACTGATACAGCCGCTGATAGGCGACGAACCGCCCGAACGCCGTCGCGTCCTCTTCTTTGAAGTTGAACGCGCGTCGTAGGAAGCCGGGATCCGCGAACAACCCGTCGAACAGAAACGCGAAGGCGTCGGTGGCGGCGTGGTCGCCGAGCTGTTGAAATTCCCACAGCC
Above is a genomic segment from Myxococcales bacterium containing:
- the glpK gene encoding glycerol kinase GlpK, with translation MRNLVMAIDQGTTGSRAFILDAQMNVLGIGYAEFPQHFPTPGWVEHNPDEIWESVRKVIPLALHKAGVGADRIAAIGITNQRETVVAWDRHTGKAYHNAIVWQCRRTAEMCNVMKERGLEETFQEKTGLLLDPYFSGTKLAWLLENVTAFAKAAEKGDAIVGTMDTYITWKLTGGRTHVTDVSNASRTLLMNLHDLEWDEELLDILNIPAGVLPAIKSSSEVYGETQGMAELPDGIPVAGMAGDQQAALFGQACFEPGMAKCTYGTGSFMLWNTGAKPVPSRNRLLTTVAWKLGDTVNYALEGSCFISGAAVQWLRDGLQIIQKSSEIEALAAQVPDTGGVVFVPALVGLGAPHWNAAAKGVLWGLTRGTNRAHIARATLQAIALQNFDVLKAMEADAGSKLALMRVDGGASANNLMMQFQADILGCDISRPAMVETTALGAALLAGLAVGLWPSKDEVTAKWREERRFKPQMSADHVHEHIRLWNEALGRV
- the tatA gene encoding twin-arginine translocase TatA/TatE family subunit; this translates as MGIGATELIIILVIILIIFGVGKLPEVGRGLGKGIKEFKDASSADLTAGDKKNEPEKKIEEKKE
- a CDS encoding Mrp/NBP35 family ATP-binding protein, encoding MNPDEQQQQDQRIAQTLSRIRHKILVMSGKGGVGKSTVAVNLAAALAKAGRKVGVLDVDLHGPTVPVLLGIVGQRAGASEDALLPLPVSPNLSALSIGNLLDENDRAVIWRGPMKISAIRQLLADVDWGELDYLIIDSPPGTGDEPLTVAQTIPDLRALIVTTPQEVSLADVRKSIDFCKAVMLPILGLVENLSGYVCSQCGHLEPLFGEGGGRRTAEKFELRLLGQVPIDPAVVRGGDAGRPYVLEEVEGPASRAFAEIVKAVEEKLG